Proteins encoded together in one Miscanthus floridulus cultivar M001 chromosome 16, ASM1932011v1, whole genome shotgun sequence window:
- the LOC136510633 gene encoding uncharacterized protein — MVSKMHPHDTYDVPPGDSDNEGDEPEDNDGDDEEDMPEDASAILSSQCNEADDSEHGGASDTLSDRIVKAKKSKYASQPCSSDASENSDDEEATDEWHQWNRKTRTTFSRDDCRDIDQDRMLSGRSRDDNRPNDQYRARATRSSDDHRAIDQENTHAERRRITQSSTCSMQDDELSDNDNMETEEVQEQQRPADTSNGLETKPSKKYFSLPK; from the exons ATGGTCTCCAAAATGCATCCACATGACACTTATGATGTACCCCCTGGAGATTCAGATAATGAAGGTGATGAACCTGAGgataatgatggagatgatgaaGAGGACATGCCTGAAGATGCCTCAGCCATATT GTCCTCACAATGCAACGAGGCAG ATGACTCAGAACATGGAGGTGCATCAGATACTTTATCTGATAGGATAGTAAAAGCAAAGAAATCCAAATATGCAAGTCAGCCATGTTCTTCAGATGCTAGCGAAAATTCAGATGATGAAGAAGCAACAGATGAATGGCATCAATGGAACAGGAAAACAAGAA CCACCTTCAGTAGGGATGACTGTAGGGATATTGATCAAGATAGGATGCTTTCTGGAAGGAGCAGAGATGACAATAGGCCTAATGATCAGTACAGGGCACGTGCTACAAGGAGTAGCGATGATCACAGGGCCATTGATCAAGAAAACACGCATGCTGAAAGGAGACGGATTACACAGAGTTCTACATGTTCAATGCAGGATG ATGAATTATCGGATAATGACAACATGGAAACTGAGGAAGTACAAGAGCAGCAGCGACCTGCAGATACATCAAATGGTCTGGAAACTAAACCAAGTAAAAAATACTTTTCTTTACCAAAATGA
- the LOC136510634 gene encoding uncharacterized protein has product MEHARDLWNNWLGDLNRQFVKPTRNMQQAIKNCPKGIKKPDWEWLVKEHFYSKDFIDKSKRNSKNRSYLKILHHSGSKPYRQIIWDNGGKENNLSTLDKLFSLTHMKDGTFVDSETSTKHVEIEVERLLNPSLSNVELMDKCFKSNRRHVIGYGGGVKARDLWSPVVTKAELVEKLTWSEQEKKELQEDNRALNDENRMITNRVSRMEEEWAELKRNMSSSLAHE; this is encoded by the exons ATGGAGCACGCTAGAGATCTATGGAATAATTGGCTTGGAGACTTGAATCGGCAATTTGTTAAGCCAACAAGGAATATGCAGCAAGCTATTAAGAATTGCCCTAAAGGGATTAAAAAACCTGATTGGGAGTGGCTTGTCAAGGAACATTTCTACAGCAAGGATTTCATA GATAAGAGCAAGAGAAACTCCAAAAATAGATCATACTTGAAAATTCTTCATCACAGTGGCAGCAAACCATATAGACAGATCATATGGGACAAT GGTGGCAAGGAAAATAATCTTTCAACTTTGGATAAATTATTTTCTCTCACTCACATGAAGGATGGCACTTTTGTGGATTCTGAAACCTCTACCAAGCAC GTAGAGATTGAGGTGGAAAGGCTACTAAACCCTTCCCTTTCTAATGTGGAACTTATGGATAAGTGCTTCAAATCAAATAGGCGCCATGTTATTGGTTATGGTGGCGGAGTAAAAGCAAGAGACTTATGGAGTCCGGTTGTTACCAAAGCTGAACTGGTAGAAAAGCTTACATGGTCTGAACAggaaaagaaagaacttcaagaaGATAATAGAGCACTTAATGATGAAAATAGAATGATTACCAATCGTGTTAGCCGAATGGAAGAAGAATGGGCAGAATTAAAGCGTAATATGAGTTCTAGTTTAGCTCATGAATAA